The nucleotide window GCGACACCACAGCCAAGTGCCGGAATCACGAGCGACCGACAGCCGAGGTCGTCAGCTTGCTCGAGCGAGTTCCGCGTCGCCTCGCTGATGCTCTCGGCAGTCGCCTGTCCATCACCGTAGTGGGGCATCGCGGCGGCGTGAATGACGTAGTCGGCGTCGAGGTCGTACGCGTCCGTGACCGCGACCGCACCGAGGTCGATCGGCCCCTTCGACATGGCTTCCTCGTTGATTTCCGCGCCCGCGCCACGTCGGAGCGCGCCGGCGACGCCGGAGCCCATCCGGAGACTCGTCCCGGCGGCGTTGACGAGCGCGTCGGCGGACTGTGCGGCGATATCGCCCTGAACGACATCGAACTCCATACTCGTGGTACGGGCGCGACGGATTTGAAAGTGAGCCGCGGGAACGTTATAAAGTTAGGGCGACCAAAACCTTTTTAGATTTAGGCTCGCCTAAGTCCTCGTAATGGACGTGCCCGCCCGACGGGAAGATGCT belongs to Natronorubrum aibiense and includes:
- a CDS encoding macro domain-containing protein; this encodes MEFDVVQGDIAAQSADALVNAAGTSLRMGSGVAGALRRGAGAEINEEAMSKGPIDLGAVAVTDAYDLDADYVIHAAAMPHYGDGQATAESISEATRNSLEQADDLGCRSLVIPALGCGVAGFDLAEGAAIIGDAIREYDPEMLEDVRFIAYSDAEFETVRAAAGSDHSRN